Proteins co-encoded in one Kribbella qitaiheensis genomic window:
- a CDS encoding NuoB/complex I 20 kDa subunit family protein — translation MGVEEQLPAGVLLTTIEGLSGYMRKASLWPATFGLACCAIEMMTTGAPRYDAARFGMEVFRASPRQADLMIVAGRVSQKMAPVLRQIYDQMPNPKWVLAMGVCASSGGMFNNYAIVQGVDHVVPVDMYLPGCPPRPEMLLDAFLKLHDDIQHGKLGANKKALQADEEAAALTAAPTLEMKGLLR, via the coding sequence ATGGGTGTTGAGGAACAACTTCCGGCCGGCGTACTGCTGACGACCATCGAGGGTCTGTCGGGATACATGCGCAAGGCATCGTTGTGGCCGGCAACCTTCGGGCTGGCCTGCTGCGCGATCGAGATGATGACCACGGGCGCGCCCCGCTACGACGCGGCCCGGTTCGGCATGGAGGTCTTCCGGGCCTCGCCGCGCCAGGCCGACCTGATGATCGTGGCCGGCCGGGTGAGCCAGAAGATGGCTCCGGTGCTGCGCCAGATCTACGACCAGATGCCGAACCCGAAGTGGGTGCTGGCGATGGGCGTCTGCGCGTCGTCCGGCGGCATGTTCAACAACTACGCCATCGTGCAGGGCGTGGATCACGTCGTCCCGGTCGACATGTACCTGCCCGGCTGCCCGCCGCGGCCGGAGATGCTGCTGGACGCGTTCCTGAAGCTGCACGACGACATCCAGCACGGCAAGCTCGGCGCGAACAAGAAGGCGCTGCAGGCCGACGAAGAGGCCGCCGCGCTGACTGCTGCCCCGACGCTTGAGATGAAGGGGCTGCTCCGGTGA
- a CDS encoding NADH-quinone oxidoreductase subunit A, with the protein MHPYVPILILGILATIFVAGTLVTSFVVGPKRYNRAKLDSYECGIEPTPQPVGGGRFPVKYYITAMLFIVFDIEIIFLYPWAVAFDQMALFGLVEMVIFIATVFVAYAYVWRRGGLEWD; encoded by the coding sequence ATGCACCCTTACGTACCGATCCTGATCCTCGGGATTCTCGCGACGATCTTCGTGGCGGGCACCCTGGTGACGAGCTTTGTCGTCGGCCCGAAGCGCTACAACCGGGCCAAGCTCGACTCCTACGAGTGCGGGATCGAGCCGACCCCGCAGCCGGTCGGTGGCGGGCGCTTCCCGGTGAAGTACTACATCACCGCGATGCTCTTCATCGTGTTCGACATCGAGATCATCTTCCTCTACCCGTGGGCGGTCGCCTTCGACCAGATGGCGCTGTTCGGGTTGGTCGAGATGGTCATCTTCATTGCAACCGTCTTCGTCGCGTACGCCTATGTGTGGCGCCGCGGCGGACTGGAGTGGGACTGA